Part of the Nicotiana sylvestris chromosome 5, ASM39365v2, whole genome shotgun sequence genome is shown below.
TTTTGTTCCCAAAATGGGGATGAATAATATTTCCTCAAATATGGGTACACTATTCATCtccctcattattattcatcacttttttattattattttattatttaatttttttaatttatctctttatatatacctaattatgtttatgtaatgtcttgataatattaattttacatcttaactttggtgtatagttttgataaattaattttcgtgcatttattatttttatgtaaaattgtaagttaattttattataagttataattgtacaaaaaatatataattatctcAAAAAATGAATGGTATAAAAAATGGAATttgtttaatggaaattaaaaaatgaaactgaaatgaaagataaaaatataatatagaagagagagacgaatataaaaaagtttggggaaaaaaATGAGGGAATGGTGGGAGTAAGTTGTCCTCAAAATGGGAAAATCCCCAAAACAAAAATAGGATAAAGGTGGGAGATGCCCTTGTAATAACAATAAAgtcataaaaccattttttatcAAATTAAAGTAACTTAAATTTATCCATTATAATAGTAAATCTTAAACTTCATTACCTATAATGCCAGTAAAGTAGCAAAACTATTTTGTCCCATTAAATAATTGAACTTCACTCATTATAACACTAAAGTCATACCTACTTTAACAACAAAATATACTCATCAAGACGACTTTATGACTTTATTAGTACTATATTTGATAAAGTTCTGTAATTTTAATGTAATTACAAAATTTTGTAACTTTAATGTTAACAGTGGTTCTCATATCTATATCCTCTGTCATAGCCAGAATTTGAAGCTTATGGGTTCGGAATTTTGGCTTTTTTAAGTTACTCGCTTCTatattaataatttgtacatattcaataatttttaaaacaaatatagaGTTTGTACCAAAGCTAGTGGTTCTCCCGAACCGTAACCGTAAGGCTAGATCCGCCCTTGTCTATATGTGTTAACCAGCACATACAGAAAAAATGGATTTTTACCATTATTTCATGAGCTTCATCCACAGATTGACATTTCGAGATGATGCATGTATCCTATTTGGAATGTGAATGATCATAATATTTCCTCTGGATGTTCAGGTCCTCAATTTCCCTGGAGGCAAAGTGAAATTCACCTCACATTTGAACTTTATTCCTGAAACAAGAGAGGAGAGAGTACACTGCTACAGGGTCCTTGACGACGATGGTTACCCCGTGACTAGCAATTTCGTACAGgtaatataaatatatatttaaccAAGCTTAAACTATGGAATCAAGATTCAACAGAGGAATGTTTGTATGTTGTATCTTATCGTATGGCATTCATCTTGGTCAGATCGACAAGGAAGTTGCATTAAAAATGTATACTGATATGATCACACTTCAAACAATGGATACAATCTTTTACGAAGCACAAAGACAAGGAAGAATATCTTTCTATGTTACCACACTTGGAGAAGAAGCTATCAATATTGCATCAGCTGCAGCACTTAGGATGGATGATTTCATCTTTCCACAGGTTAGTCGTCGAGCACACAAATTTACATATAGTATGCAAAAGTCACAATTCATAGaactacaacaacaacccaatggAATCTcaagtggggtatggggagggtagtgtgtacacaaaccttacccctactccggaggagtagagaggccgtttccgatagaccctcggaaAGATGTAAAAATTTGGATAACAAATATATGAAGTGTTGATTATACATTTTGTGCACCATGTCCAATTGAGTTTCTTTGAATGACTTGAATCTAGGTTGAATATTCATTGACATTCTAGCACTCTTTCTTTCTTCTAGTACAAATCCTCAAATTTCTTTTCTCCAACGTTAGTGAAATTAGTTTGTGCAAAGGAATAAGAGATTCTGCTTACTGTataagttaagatttttagattCAGCCTAAAGGTGGTCTGCGAAATTCTAAAGAAATCAGATAGACGTAACATTTTCCCTCGGATAACCTGTTGAGATAGGCGCCGTGGACCAATAAAGTCGACTCAACTTTTCATTCACCTGGTGCATTTTGGAAGACAACTTTCGTTGTTGACTTTCATATGTTGAGCTTCAAATCTTCTCAAAAAAATGCCAAACTGATGCTGGTTGAGATTGATTTTTATTGACTTTCTGCACTAAATAGCTTCTGTTATCTCAATTTTGGATAATCATGAGATAAAAGCACATTTTAACCGAATCTTCAGATTTTCACACGTTCGATGATTTGACCAGTAATGTCaaggattttcttttttttgtcaTTGTAGTATAGGGAGCCTGGAGTTCTATTATGGAGAGGGTTTACTATTCAAGAATTTGCCAATCAGTTGTTTGGAAATAAAGGCGATTATGGAAAAGGCAGGCAGATGCCTATCCATTATGGATCTAATAAGCACAATTATATTACAGTTGCATCAACAGTAGCGTAAGATACTCACGCTTTTGTACTGCTACTCTACTTTGAGATTTTCAAACATCTTTACTGTGATTTGTATGATATAAATAATTGATGAAGTGTAGTGGTGATTTTGCTTCAGTACTCAGCTTCCGCATGCTGTTGGTGCTGCCTATGCTCTGAAGATGGACGCGAAAGATGCATGTACAATTGTATATTTTGGAGATGGCGGCTCTAGCACGGTAAATGTTTCAATTAACTTGTGGAAGTCTGCACTACTGTCATAATGAAATAAGGCTGCGTGCAATAGACCATTTTGATCCGGCCCTTTCCCGGACCCATgcatagcgagagcttagtgcaccgggctgccctagGATTCTCAGGGACTAGGAATATGCTCAGATTTTGACAGATTAGTGTTATGATGTTGTTGCTGTTCTTCCTGTTAAATTCATTGGTATCATTTCAGGGAGATTTTCATGCTGCTCTGAACTTTGCCGCGGTCTTAGACGCACCTGTCATCTTTTTCTGCCGGAACAATGGTTTTGCAATAAGTACGCCTGTTAGTGACCAGTTTCGAAGTAGGTGCCTCTCTTGGCTGCTCAATTGTTTGCTACTGTTATTTGTTATTGGCTACTTAACTAGACATCTATTTATGATTCCTTGTTAGGTGATGGTGTTGTTACCAGAGGAGAGGCCTATGGAATTCGTAGTATCCGTGTGGATGGTAACGATGCTCTTGCTGTTTTCACTGCTGTCCATGAGGCACGAAAGATGGCTATTAATGAACATAAACCTGTCCTCATTGAGGTAACGTTATTGTTGTTGCGAACATAACTACTCTTCATATAGCTGACTCCCAACTAGTTTGGAATTGAGGCCTAGTTGATATCAAAAATCACCTGTTTTATTTGCTATGCCAGTTTTAGAAGTGTTGTTGATGTTCAACAGGCCCTTACCTACAGAGCAGGACATCACTCAACCTCCGATGACTCCACCAAATATCGTCCAGCTAACGAAATCGAATGGTGGAGAACAGAAAGAGACCCTGTAACTAGATTCAGGAAATGGATTGAAAAAGAAGGGTGGTGGAGCTCTCAGGCTGAGTCTGAACTTCGCACGAGTCTCAGGAAGCAGGTAATTTCTGCTCAAAGAGAAAAACTTCAAAGACTAATTTGTTGTTGCATGTATAGCTTTCTAAAGCAGAAAATTATCAAAGTATTCTAGACACGGATCATTGGTATATGCTAGTAGAAAATATAAATAACATATAGTGATAGGAAAActactacaacaacaataacagtccAGTGAAATCTcacaaatggggtctggggagggtaatgtgtacgcagaccgtACCCCTACTCCAGAggagtagagagactgtttcccgATAGACCCTTGGCACAAGAAGATGGAATGAGACAATGTAGCAGTAACAGCAAAGGAATCCAGAAAGATAACACCAGCAACGTAATAGCCAAAAACGTGATAGGAAAACTAAGTTCTTATAATATTAGACTGACACAGGCTTAAATGGAGCACGGACAATAATGATTTCATATAGCCGATCACAACTTTGTTGTTGGGTTGCAGAAAAGAGATCAAACagttgggtttttttttttttaactcgcTTTCAAATGTTGTGCTACAGGTTTTGGAAGCCATTCAAGTTGCAGAAAAAACAGAGAAGCCTCCAATTAAGGATGTATTTACAGATGTATATGATGTTCCTCCAGCCAACCTACAAGAACAGGAAACATTCACTCGTGAAACAATCAGAAGACATCCGCAGGATTATCCTACTGATGTTCCTATCTAGTTGAAACTGCTTGTGTATTTTCCCTTAtaattttttcttcattttcgGTGCTAAGTTATTATATGAAAATGCAAAATATCATTGATTAGATTGatagctaatgtaatttttttaCTCAACATTTTCATAATGAAAATGGTTGCTCTCAAGAGGGACCAATCTATGAGAGTTGCTAACAAACACGATAGGGATAcaagaattactaaagaaaaacaaaaaaattaagaaacatgcggaagctaaaagaaaataaagaaacgaaaaaagacggaaaattaaagatagattgaattcaagaaagggtttcttg
Proteins encoded:
- the LOC104246660 gene encoding 2-oxoisovalerate dehydrogenase subunit alpha 2, mitochondrial; translation: MALFFSKSRKLIYLKPKMGFLGSHFVHHHHTLISPNLKHPLRILGFYPPHFAFRRFESTKAEIQLNHMQNIDNNSQVLNFPGGKVKFTSHLNFIPETREERVHCYRVLDDDGYPVTSNFVQIDKEVALKMYTDMITLQTMDTIFYEAQRQGRISFYVTTLGEEAINIASAAALRMDDFIFPQYREPGVLLWRGFTIQEFANQLFGNKGDYGKGRQMPIHYGSNKHNYITVASTVATQLPHAVGAAYALKMDAKDACTIVYFGDGGSSTGDFHAALNFAAVLDAPVIFFCRNNGFAISTPVSDQFRSDGVVTRGEAYGIRSIRVDGNDALAVFTAVHEARKMAINEHKPVLIEALTYRAGHHSTSDDSTKYRPANEIEWWRTERDPVTRFRKWIEKEGWWSSQAESELRTSLRKQVLEAIQVAEKTEKPPIKDVFTDVYDVPPANLQEQETFTRETIRRHPQDYPTDVPI